In Actinoplanes octamycinicus, the genomic window CGCAGATCGGCGAGCTCGTATCCGGCGTCCTCACCGCCGAGGGTGTCCCCGAGTTCGGTCCCGCCCTCGCCGAGCGGCACGGACAGGCTCGTCGAGTTGTATGCGCGGGCGCCCTCCAGGCCATCGATGACCTCATCCTCGCTGATGCCCAGACAGGCGGCGATGTCGGCGATCCTGGGGGAACGGCCCAGGGTGTGCGTCAGCGTGCTGTTGGCGCCGGTGATGGCGAGCCGAAGTTCCTGCAGCCGGCGAGGCACGCGTACCGACCAGGTCTTGTCCCGGAAGTGCCGCTTGAGCTCCCCGACGATCGTCGGGATCGCGAACCCGGCGAAGTCGACGCCGCGCTCGGGGTCGAACCGATCGACCGCCTTGATCAATCCCAGGACGGCGACCTGGTAGAGGTCGTCGCGCGGCTCGCCCCGGTTGGCGTAACGGCCGGACAGGTGGCGGGCCAACGGCAGCCACGCCTCGATCACCCGATCGCGCAGGCGGGGCCGAGCGGGGTGGCCGGCCGGCAGGGCCGCCATCGACGTGGTCAACTCGCCGGCTCGATGGGTCCTGGTCGCGGTGTCAGCGATGACGGTCATCCGGTGCTCCTCGCAGTCGGTCGATGAACCGGCAGAACAGCGACGAGCACTCCGATGACCGTTGCTTAACCTGTCGTCCCTCCTGCTTCCCCCCGAAAGCATGAGTTCAAAACCAGTTCTTCGTGCGGCACCCCATATTCAGCGAGGTTGCGGATATTCATGAACTGTGCAGGCATCGGATAGGTGCGGCGGCGAGGGTTATCGTGGGCTGCAGCCGGTGATCTTTGCAGAGGCCACTGTTCAGGTGGGTCGTTGTCGGTGGCGCGGACATCGAGGAGCTGCTCCAGAAAGCGGGCCACCTTGACCGTCTCCGATCAGCATCGTTTCATGGCCCCGGAGGTCATGATTACTCCTGGCCCTCAAGGCGAACGCAGAGGTGCAGTGGGAGAAAGAAAAAGTGTGGCACCGTCTGACGCTGACACGGCTGGAACGTCCTTCAGGTGCCAGCTGCGGCGAACAGAATGACGCGTATTCCGCTCGGGTCAGACCCGTGCGATGCGGGGTAGTGTGAGCGGTGAGCAAGCCGCCAGGCGGGGTGACCCGGTCGGTGACGCGCCAACCCGTTCGAGGTGGCGCCACGGCGAACACGGCGGGTCAGCGCAGGCACGAGGCGCAAGTCTTCGGTGCGGCGCGGTCCCTGGGTGACCTGGCGGCTCACTGCCGGCCGGGCTGACCGGCGTCCGCATCGGTGGCAACGGAGATTCGGATTCCCGTGCCTGTCTCCTCAATGGCGAAGCCTTCGCCTCGTCGGTCGCCGGGTAGCATCGCGGCATAAAGATCGGCGTTGGAAATGTCCACCGCTCCACCTTCGCGGGCCACCAGAATACTTAGAACGGCACGCAAGTTGACGTCGCTGAGATAGCGCATGGCGGACTCATTCCTATGAGGGCGGCAATCACGGTTTCCGCGGCTCCCGGAAACTCAGCCTACTCCGGTGCACTGGAATCGCCAGGGGTGCCGCTGCCGGCCTCACGCGCCGCCGGGCCGCGCTGAGAGTCGTGCCGGACGCCGTGACGGCGCCGGCGTCCGACCTCGGAGAGGCCGGCTCGCGGAAATGGCCGGCACGCCGATCACCTCCGCGAGCCGGCCGCCGGATCGCGTCACTACAGGTATTGGCCACTCGTTGCGCTGTCCCGGCGTGCCACCCGTACTGATACGACGTTGGCCAGGTTGATCAGTACGGCGTTCTCGTCGGTCTCCCGGTTGTACCTGGCGCGGGTGAGAATCAGGCTACGACGCTCGTCCAGCGCCCGGGCGACCGCCTCCACCGCCTCGTCCGGCCCGGGAAAATCGCTGGTCAGCACGGCCACGTCCTCGCCGCCCACCGGGTGGAACCTGATGATCATTTCCGTGTTGTCAGACATGGCCGTCTCCTCACGACGTCACCCGCATACCCGTTGCCGCCGCCGAAATGCCGGAGCAGCCCCATCTGCCGATGCCTCATCCCGGCGAGGCCCCGACGGCCTGTCACCGGCCTGCGCGTGCCGCGCGCTCGGCACGGGCTGGTGCACCGACCTCGTGCAGGTATCGCAGTGCCTGCCGGTAGGACACGACGAGGCTGGTCTGCTCGTACGGCACGCCGATCTGTGCGCAGTAGGCCTGCACGATGGGCTGGGCCTTGCGGAGGTTGGGTGCCGGCATGCCGGGGAACAGGTGGTGCTCGATCTGGTAGTTCAGCCCGCCCAGCGCCGCGTCGGTGAACCGGCCACCTCGAACGTTGCGGGAGGTCAGCACCTGCTTGCGCAGGAAGTCCTCGTCACCGGCCGGGTGCGGCATGCCCTTGTGGTTGGGTGCGAACGTCATACCGAGATAGAGGCCGAACAACGCCTGGTGCAGCAGGAGAAAGCCGAGGGCCGGCAAAGGCGGCAGGACGATCAGCAGTACGCAGAGGTAGCCGACAGCATGCAGGAGCAGCAGGGTCCCCTCCAGCCGCTTGCGTTTCACGACCCCGCTGCGCATGGCCTTGATGCTGGAGATCTTCAGATCGACGGCGAGCAGGGTGAGCAGTGGGAAGAACAGCGCGGCCTGGTGCCGGGTGATGAAGCCTTTGAGCCCGCGCCGTCCCAGTGCTGATTCGGTGGCCCAGATGAGCACCTCGGGAGCCACATCGGGGTCGAGGTCGTCGTGATTGGGGTTGTTGTGGTGCCGGGTGTGTTTCTCCATCCACCAGCCGTAGCTCATCCCGATGCCGACGTTGCCGGCGATCCGGCCGGCGATCTCGCCCGGTCGCTTCGTGCGGAACACCTGCCGGTGAGCGAGGTCGTGGGCCAACAGCCCCACCTGGGTGAACGTGATGGCCAGGAACGCCGCCGTCACGATCTGCCACCAGGACGAGCCGATCAGGAAGAACGCGGTCCACCCGCCGAGGAACATGAGCGCGACGACGCTGATCCGGGCAACGTAATAGGCGGCCCTGCGCTCCATCAGGCCTTCCGCGTTGATGCGGCGAGCCAGGACGGCGAAGTCACTGCCGGTCGGTGCCGATGTCAGAGTTGTCATGTGTCCATCCAACCGCTCGTGATGCGCATCGTCAGGAGCGCTAGGACCCTCGTCCCGGTGGTGCTACCACCACCGCAGCCGGCACCGACGGGAGGTCGTGGAGTTCGTGAGAATGCGCGTTGACGCCGCGGGCCTGGGCCGTGGTGCCCGGCGGGGCGTGCGCGGCGTGCTGGACGCCGTGGCGGCGATCGGCTTGGCGCTGACCAATATTCCGCTGCTGGCCGTCGCGGTCGTGGCGTTGGTGCTGACGCCGGTGCCGTACCTCGGGCTGGCCCTGGTCCCGTGGACCATGACGCTGGTCCGCAAGCGCACCGACCTGGAGCGCCGCCGTGCGTCGCAGACCGGTGTGCTGATCACTCGTCCCTATCATCCGCTGCCGGAACGTGGCGTCGCCGATGGTTGGGAACGGTTCCGCTGGACGGTGACGGATCCGGCCACGTGGCGTGACCTGGCCTGGCTGGCGCCGGGAGCCGCCGTCGGGCTGATCCTCGGAGCGGTCGGTGTGCTGGTGCCGTTGTACGGGCTGCTGGGCCTGACGCTGACGCCGTCGTGGATCTGGCTGGGCACCGGCTGGTACGGCTACGGCGCGGTCTGGTCCATCGACACGTTCCTCGCCGGTCTGCTGTCCGTGCCGCAGGGCGTCCTCATCCTCGCCGCCGGGCTGTGGCTGGCGCCGTGGCTGCGCCGCGTCGACGCGCTGTTCGCCCGGCTGCTGCTCGCTCCCACCCGGGCGGCCGAGCTTCGGCTGCGCGTCACCCAGCTGACCGCCACGCGCGCCGGGACGGTGGACGCCCAGGCGGCGGAGTTGCGCCGCATCGAACGAGACCTGCACGACGGCGCCCGGGCCCGTCTCGCCTCGCTGAGCATGACGATCGGCCTGGCCGACAACCTCATCGACCGTGACCCGGCCGAAGCCCACAAACTGCTCGCCGAGGCTCGGGCGTCCAGCCGCACCGCACTGGCCGAGCTGCGGGACCTCGTCCGCGGCATCCACCCGCCAGTGCTCGCCGAACGCGGGCTCGCCGGCGCGGTCCGGGCGCTGGCGCTCAGCCTGCCGATCCCGATCACCGTCGACGTCGACCTGCCGGGACGGCCCGACCTGCCGCTGGAATCCGCCGCCTACTTCGCTGTCGCCGAGGCGCTGACCAACATC contains:
- a CDS encoding fatty acid desaturase family protein, with the translated sequence MTTLTSAPTGSDFAVLARRINAEGLMERRAAYYVARISVVALMFLGGWTAFFLIGSSWWQIVTAAFLAITFTQVGLLAHDLAHRQVFRTKRPGEIAGRIAGNVGIGMSYGWWMEKHTRHHNNPNHDDLDPDVAPEVLIWATESALGRRGLKGFITRHQAALFFPLLTLLAVDLKISSIKAMRSGVVKRKRLEGTLLLLHAVGYLCVLLIVLPPLPALGFLLLHQALFGLYLGMTFAPNHKGMPHPAGDEDFLRKQVLTSRNVRGGRFTDAALGGLNYQIEHHLFPGMPAPNLRKAQPIVQAYCAQIGVPYEQTSLVVSYRQALRYLHEVGAPARAERAARAGR
- a CDS encoding RNA polymerase sigma factor SigF; protein product: MTVIADTATRTHRAGELTTSMAALPAGHPARPRLRDRVIEAWLPLARHLSGRYANRGEPRDDLYQVAVLGLIKAVDRFDPERGVDFAGFAIPTIVGELKRHFRDKTWSVRVPRRLQELRLAITGANSTLTHTLGRSPRIADIAACLGISEDEVIDGLEGARAYNSTSLSVPLGEGGTELGDTLGGEDAGYELADLRMALGPAMAGLAEREQKIISLRFYGNLTQQQIAEQIGVSQMHVSRLLARALTKLRQQLGADGG
- a CDS encoding sensor histidine kinase produces the protein MRVDAAGLGRGARRGVRGVLDAVAAIGLALTNIPLLAVAVVALVLTPVPYLGLALVPWTMTLVRKRTDLERRRASQTGVLITRPYHPLPERGVADGWERFRWTVTDPATWRDLAWLAPGAAVGLILGAVGVLVPLYGLLGLTLTPSWIWLGTGWYGYGAVWSIDTFLAGLLSVPQGVLILAAGLWLAPWLRRVDALFARLLLAPTRAAELRLRVTQLTATRAGTVDAQAAELRRIERDLHDGARARLASLSMTIGLADNLIDRDPAEAHKLLAEARASSRTALAELRDLVRGIHPPVLAERGLAGAVRALALSLPIPITVDVDLPGRPDLPLESAAYFAVAEALTNIIRHSRAHHGSVFSRYAAGLLTMVVTDDGRGGADPAAGTGLRGIERRLAAFDGTIMLSSPPGGPTVITMELPCAL